The DNA segment ACACGGCCGCGTTCGTGCCACCCAGGGAGCTGACGGCCGCGATGACCTCATCGTCCGTCCGCACCGCGGGCCCTGGGCCACCGTCGGGGGACCGGCCCGAGACGCACAGGCGGGTGACGTCGTGCGCGGCCCCCGCCTGTTCGATGCGCAGGAGCGTCTCGTAGGCGATGGCCGCGCCCATGCTGTGTCCGAAGAGCACGGTGGGCAACGACGGCAGGGTCAGCAGTTCCCCGGCGATGGCCGATACCAGCGGATCCATCGCCGGGACCAGCGGTTCGCGGAACCGGTTCTCGCGCCCCGGGTACTGGACGGCCAGGAGCTCCACCGAGGGGTCCACGTACTGACCCCAGGGACGGTAGAAGTTCGCCACGCCGCCCGCGTGGGGAAAGCAGACCAGCCGGCGTGCGGGGCGCTCGGGCCGGGTGTGGCGGGTCAGGTACGGCGAGGGCGGGGACAGGGGCATGTCAGGTTTCCGATCTTCAGCAGGGGAGTGACTCGCCCGGCGGGGTGAGGCTGTCGCCGGGTCCGGTGGGCGCCCGTGTCGGTGTGCGACGCGGGCACCGGGGATCAGCGCCAGTCCATGGTCACATCGAGGCCGCTGTAGCTCGCCGGCGATGCCCCCCGCCTAGCGGGCGAACCGGTGCCGGCGGCACCACCCTCCTGGAACGACGTCCACAACTCGCGGGCGGTGCGAGCAGTGCCGCAGGGCAGCGGTGCTCTGTCCCCCGAGCTGCGAAGGTCGGGGTTCGTGAGGGGTCCTGGCGAAGAGCCAGGAAGTGGATCTTCTCCCGAGATGTGCAAGCTCGCTGGTCAGAGGGGGTGCGCTGGTGCTCGCCGAGGAGTTTCGGTGGCTCTGGACTCCCGCTCCGTCCCCGGTCCCGGAGGTGCGGTCACCTCGCCGGGTGCGCCGGCGCCCCGAGAGGCCGCCCGGCCTGTGCCCCGAACGGCTACCCCGATCGGGATGCCTTCCGGCTCTCCGTTGTAGCCGGTCGAACGATCTACCGCCTCCTTCCCCGGCACGGTGAAGATTGAACGCCCGATCGGACGACGTCGTGACAGTTGGCAAGGTAAAAGGAAGGTCCCATGAGCCTGCCGCAGCATTGGTGGAGCGCAAGTCGGAGTTATGTCTCGGAGATCCTCTCGCTGTTCGCGGCCACGCCGGACCGGGATTTCGTTCATTGGCGCGGCAAGGCGTTCTCCGGTGGTGAAATGGTCCGGTCCGTCACGGACGCGTTCCTTGCGCTGCGCGACCGCGGAGTGGGCAAGGGGGATGTGGTGGCGATATTCGTCGCACCCAACAGCCCCGAGATGCTCACCGTGCGCTACGCGACCCATCTGCTCGGCGGCGCCGTGTGTTATCTGCGAACCACCAATCCGGGTACCAGGACGACGGTACTTCCGCTGGATCACCAGATGCAGATCCTGCGCGAGACCGATGCGGTGACCCTCTATGCCGACGAGGAGTGCTCGGAGCGCGCGACCGAGCTGGCCGAGGCCGGTGGGCTTCCTCTGACGCGCGTTCAGGACGGGGGGCGCGGGGAGGCCGGCCCGGCCGAGGGCATGGTTGCCCCGGAGCTCGCGTCATGGGATCCGCAGGCGCTGGCCTTCATCGGCTTCACGAGTGGCAGCACCGGCCGGCCCAAGGGCATCCGGCTGTCGGGCCGCGCGTGGGAAGCCACGGTGCGCGCGTGGATGGATGTCGGTCGTGAATACGACTGTGCGTCGATCCTGGTGACGACCCCGCTGAGTCACGGCGTCGCCGCGATGGTGGACGCGGTCTTCGCGCTGGACGGAGCGCTCCATCTCCATGAGAGCTTCGATGCCGAGAAGTTCGTCGACGCCGTCTCCGCCGAGAAGCAGATCTCGTGGACGTTCATGGCGACGAACCACGTGTTCCAGGTCATGGACCATCTGGCCGGGCGCGGAATTCGTGACACTGCCGATCTGGAAGCCGCGGGCCTTTCCTCGCTGAAGCGGATCGTCTATGGCGGCAGCCCTGCGGCACCCGCGCGCATCGCACAGGCTTTTCAGCTGTTCGGCCCTGCCATGGCGCAGGGTTACGCCACGAGTGAGAGCGGCCGGATCACGATCCTGACTCCTCTGGAGCACGGCGACCCGGAACTCGCGGCCACGGTCGGCCGGCCCTTTCCCGAGGTGGAGGTCGCCGTCTGCAACTCCAGTACCGGCGCGCAGTTGGCGCCGGGGGAGATCGGCGAGGTCCGTGTCCGCTCGCCTCAGATGATGGACGGCTACAACCGCAACCCGGAACTGACCGCACAGGTCATTCGGGACGGCTGGTATTTCACCGGTGATATCGGGCGCCTCGATGAGCGGGGCTATCTGACTCTCCTGGGGCGGGTGGCCCACGTCATCAAGGTCGGCGGCGTCAAGGTGCATCCCATCGTTCTCGAGGCGGAGATCCTCTCCCACCCCGGAGTTCTGCACGCGGCCGTCTACGGCGTGCAGGACGAGGACGGAAGCGATCACATCCACGCCGCCGTCGAATGCGACCCGGCCGCGGTGGTCGACGTGGAGGACATCCGTACTCGGATCGCCGAGAGGCTCTCTCCGATTCACGTGCCCGAGAAAGTACACGTCCTGAGCGCTCTGCCGATGAACAGCAACGGCAAGCCCGACAAGGTGCTTCTGAAGTCCCAGTATTCCTAGACCGTGCAACCTTCGGTTCGCAGTTCAATTCGACCACTACGTCGAGAAGGCGAGTGCATGAACGTTCACCTGGCATCATATCTGAGCGGTACCACCGCAGGCGATCTCGCTGGAAGCAAGCGGGAGTTCCTGGAGATCGGCCGGCGTTCCGGTGATTACCCCATGGCCACTGCGCGGCGCGACGGGGTGGATTCGGAAGTAAGCGTCTGGTGCAGCAACGACTATCTGGGCATGGGTCAGAACAGCCAGGCCATCGCCGCCATGCACGCCGCGATAGACACCCATGGTGTGGGCTCGGGAGGTTCCCGGAACATCGGCGGGACCAACCACTACCACGTCCTTCTCGAAAATGAGCTGGCGGATCTGCACGGCAAGGAGTCCGCTCTCCTCTTCACCTCGGGATACACCGCCAACGAGGGCTCCCTCAGCGTGCTGGCGGGGCTGCCCGAGGACACCGTCGTGTTCTCCGACGCGAAGAACCACGCCTCGATCATCGACGGCCTCCGGCACAGCGGCGCGAAGAAGCACATCTTCAGGCACAACGACGTCGCCCACCTGGAAGAACTGATCGCGGCTGCTCCCGCCGACTGCCCGAAGCTCATCGTCGTGGAATCGGTCTATTCCATGTCGGGCAACGTCGCGCCGCTCGCCGAGATCGCCGACATCGCGGACAAGTACGGTGCCACCACCTTCATCGACGAGGTCCACGCGGTCGGCATGTACGGACCGCAGGGCGCCGGAATCGCCGCGCGGGAAGGCATCGCCGACCGGTTCACGGTCGTGATGGGCACCTTGGCGAAGGGGTACGGGACGGTCGGCGGCTACATCGCGGGCCCGGCGGCCCTCGTGGACGCGGTGCGGACCTACTCGCGCTCGTTCGTCTTCACCACCTCCCCGCCGCCGGCGGTCGCGGCTGCCGCGCTGGCGTCGGTCCAGTACCTGCGGTCCTCCGAGACCGAGCGGGAGGCCCTCGCGTCGAACACGCGACTGCTGCACAGCCTTCTGATCGAGGCCGACATCCCGTTCGTCTCGACGGACTCCCACATCGTCGCGGCCTTCGTCGGTGAGGACGAACTGTGCAAGCGGGCGTCCCGGCTGCTGTTCGAGCAGCACGGGATCTACGTCCAGTCCATCAACGCCCCCAGCGTGCCCGCGGGCGAGGAGATCCTGCGGATCGCTCCGTCCGCCGTGCACGAGCAGAAGGATGTCGAGACCTTCGCCGACGCCCTGCACGGGATCTGGAAGGAACTGGAGATCCCGACCGCGAGTGCACGGGAGTGGGCCACGTCCGCTCTCCGCGGCGCCCGCACCGCCGGATGACCATGTCTGTCGCGGGCGTACTCGCCGGCGCGGCGGCGCGGCGACCCGACCACCCGGCCGTGATCCAGGGCTCCGAGCGTGTCACCTATGGGTGGCTGTGGGACCAGGCACGTCGCTACGCCGCCGTACTGCGGGCCGGCGGGGTACGGCCGGGAGACGCGGTCGCCGTGCTCCTGGCCGACACCCCACGGTTCCCCGTCGTGTACTTCGGCGTGCTGGCGGCCGGCGCCGTCGTGGTCCCGCTGAACGTCATGTCGACCCCCTCGGAGATCGGTCAGGTGCTGACCGATGCCGACGCCCGTCTCCTGGTGTGCGACGCCTCCCTGCTCGCCCGGGCGAGGGAGGCGTCGGAGCCGCTCGGCACGGTGCTCCTCACCGTCGGGCCGGGCCCCGGGGGCACGGTCGACCTGGAGAGCGCGGCACAGGACACGGCGCCCATCGACGACGCCGCGGTGCGCGAAGCCGACGACGTCGCGGTCGTGTTCTACACGTCCGGCACGACGGGTGAGCCGAAGGGGGTGATGCTCACTCACCGGAACATCCTGCACAACGTCGAGAGGATGGTCGCCACTCCGTACATGTTCCGCAGTGACGACGTGTTGCTCGGCTGCCTGCCGCTGTCCCACGGCTTCGGTCAGATCTGCGGCATGCTGACCGGCTTCCGCGCCGGTATCTCGATCGTCCTGATGCCGAGGTTCTCCGGGCCGGAGGCGCTCGCGCTGATGACGGAACACCGGTGCACGGTGTTCATGGGCGTACCGACCATGTACGTCAAGCTGCTCGACGCGGTGGCGCGGGGTGAGCAGGCCCCTCGGCTCGACCGCGTGTACAGCGGGGGATCGGCGCTCCCGGTGAAGACCCTCGAAGAGGTCCGGAGCACGTTCGGATGTCCTGTGTACGAGGGCTACGGGATGACCGAGACCTCGTGCAGCGTGGCTTATCACTATCCGGGCGTGACGTTCCGCCCCGGAACGGTCGGTGTTCCCATCACCGGCGTCACGGTCGGTATAGCCCGGCCGAACACCGACGGGATCGATCTCCTGCCGGCCGGCGAGGTGGGCGAGATCGTGGTGCGCGGTCCGAACGTCATGGCCGGATATCTCGGTCGCCCGGACATCACCGCCGAGGTCCTGACCGACGGCTGGTTCCTCACCGGTGATCTCGGGATGCTGGACGGAGACGGTTACCTCTCGGTCGTGGGCCGGAAGAAGGACCTGATTCTCCGCGGTGGCTACAACGTCCATCCGCGCGAGATCGAGGAGATTCTCGGCGGGCATCCGGCCGTCGCGCAGGTGGCGGTCATCGGTGTCCCGCACCCGGAACTCGGTGAAGAGGTCTGGGCGGTCGTCGTGCCCGCCCGGCCGGAGGAAGTCACCGCCGGAACGGATGCCGAGATCATCGAATGGGGCAGACAGCGCCTTTCCGCTTACAAATACCCACGGCGCGTCGAGTTCACCGACGCCCTCCCGTTGGGGTCCAGCGGAAAAGTCCTCAAACGGGTGCTGGTCGCGTCCTACGAGACGGCCGGCGCGTCATTGCAGACGAAATAGCAGCACATCGGCACAGCACCCGCGGCACGGCTGCGGGTGCTGTGCCCCTGCTCAGGAATCGTACGGATCAATAGGTAGGGCGTACTCGACCATGGTGGAATTCCAAGCTGACACGTCGATATCGGCCGAGGCGATCGCCGTCGTCGGTATGTCCTGCCGACTGCCGCACGCGGAGAACCCCGCGCAACTGTGGCGGCTGCTGCGCGAGGGCCGCAGTGCGATCGGCGCGCCCCCGGCCGGGCGCCCCGGACTGCCCTCCCGGCCGGGAGGCTATCTGGAGGACGTGAGCGGCTTCGACGCGGGCTTCTTCGGCGTCAGCCCGCGCGAGGCGGCGTCGATGGACCCGCAGCAGCGGCTGATGCTCGAGCTGGCCTGGGAGGCGCTGGAGGACGCCAGGATCGTCCCGTCCGCGCTCGCCGACAGCCCGACCGGTGTCTTCGTCGGTGTCATCGCCGACGACTACGCCGCGCTCACGCGTCAGCAAGGGGACGACGCCGTCACCCGCCACACCCTGACCGGTCTCAACCGTGGTGTCATCGCCAACCGGATCTCCTACACCCTGGGTCTGCACGGACCGAGCGCGGCCGTGGACACCGGCCAGTCCTCCTCACTGGTCGCCGTGCACCTGGCGGCCGAGAGCCTGCGCCGCGGCGAGTCCACCATGGCCCTGGCCGGCGGGGTCAGCCTCAACCTGGTGCCGGACAGCACCACCAGCGCCGAGCGGCTCGGCGCCCTGTCACCGGACGGCCTCAGCTTCACGTTCGACGCGAGGGCGAACGGATACGTACGCGGTGAGGGTGGCGCGTTCGTCCTGCTCAAGCCACTGCGCGCCGCCGTGGCGGACGGAGACCCGGTCTACTGCGTGCTGCGCGGCAGCGCGATGAACAACGACGGGACCACCGAGGGCCTCACCGCGCCCAGTTCGGCCGGCCAGCAGGAGGTCCTGCGGCAGGCGTACCGGCGGGCCGGCGTGGCCGCCGAGCAGGTCCAGTACGTCGAACTGCACGGCACGGGCACCAGAGTGGGCGACCCGATCGAGGCGTCGGCTCTGGGCGCGGTACTCGGCGACGGCCGCGCGGAAGAAGCCGCACTGCGGGTCGGATCGGTCAAGACGAACGTCGGGCACCTGGAGGGTGCCGCCGGCATCGTCGGCCTGCTGAAGGCGGCGCTCTGCATCCGTCACCGCGAGCTCGTGCCGAGCCTCAATTTCGAGACCCCGAACCCCGACATCCCCTTCGACACGCTGAAGCTGGCCGTGCAGCGCGGCGTGGAGGCGTGGCCGCGGCCGGACGAACCGCTCTACGGGGGTGTCAGCTCGTTCGGCGTGGGCGGTACGAACTGCCACGTCGTGCTCTCGGACTGGCGCACCGGGCCTGCGGAGGATGCGCCTGCCGCCGCGTCCGGCACGGGTGTGGTGCCGTGGGTGCTGTCGGGCAGGTCGGCCGAAGCCGTGGCCGGCCAGGCCGGGCGGCTCGTGTCGTACCTGGAGGAGCGGCCGGAGCTGGACGCCGCGGCGGTGGGCCGCTCGCTCGCGACGTCGCGTGCCCGCTTCGACCACCGTGCGGTGGTCGTGGGGCAGACCCCCGACGAACTGCTGGCGGGTGTGCGGGCGTTGGCCGAGGGCCTGCCCGCGGCCGGTGTGGTGACGGGCCGTGCGGTGCCGGGAGGCCCCGGCAGGACGGTGTTCGTGTTTCCGGGTCAGGGGTCGCAGTGGCGGGGTATGGCGGTGGGGCTGGTGGAGGTGTCGCCGGTGTTCGCTGCTCGTCTGGGGGAGTGTGAGCGGGCGTTGGTGCCGTTCACGGGGTGGTCTTTGCTGGATGTGTTGCGGGGTGTGGAGGGTGCGCCTGGTCTGGATCGGGTGGATGTGGTGCAGCCGGCGTTGTGGGCGGTGATGGTGTCGTTGGCGGCGTTGTGGCGTTCGGTGGGTGTGGAGCCGGATGCGGTGGTGGGGCATTCGCAGGGTGAGATCGCGGCTGCGGTGGTGTCGGGGGCGTTGTCGCTGGAGGACGCGGCGAAGGTCGTGGCGTTGCGCAGTCGGGCGATCGTGCGGCTGGCGGGTTCGGGTGGGATGGTGTCGGTGGCCTTGCCCGCGGGTGAGGTGGGTGAGCTCGTCGCGCGGAGGGACGGCGCGATCGACATCGCCGCGCACAACGGCCCGCGGAGCACGGTCGTCTCCGGCGACCCGGAGGCCCTGGCCGACCTCGTCGAGCGCGGTGCGGCCGAGGGGTACCGTGCCCGCACCATCAAGGTCGACTACGCCTCCCACTCCGCCCACGTCGACCTGCTGAGGGACGAGCTGCGGGAACTGCTGGCCGATGTCACGCCGCGTGCGGGTGACATCCCGTTCTTCTCCACCGTCACCGGGCAGCAGCTGGACGGCACGGAGCTCGACGGCTCGTACTGGTTCAGCAACCTGCGCCGGACCGTCCGGCTGGAGGAAGCCACCCGCGCTCTGCTCGACGAGGGGCATCACGTCTTCATCGAGGTCAGCACCCACCCGGTGCTCACCTCGGCCCTCAGTGACACGGCCGAGGAGGCCGGAGCCGGCGCCGTCGTCGTCGGATCGCTGCGCCGCGACGACGGGGGGCAGGACCGTTTCCTGACCTCGGTCGCGGAGGCGCACGCCAACGGCGTGGAGGTCGACTGGGAGCGTCTGCTGCCGGGTCCGGGTCTGGTGGATCTGCCCACGTACGCCTTCCAGCGTGAGGACTACTGGCTGGACGGCCCGGCGGCCGGGCCGGCCCCGGTCCGGACCGCCGTGGCACGGCGGAGCGGCCGGAAGAGGTCCGCGCCGCGCGGCGACGTCCTGGAGCTGGTGCGTGCGCACGCGGCGGCGGTGCTCGGCCACGGCTCGGCCCGAGACGTCGACATCGACACGACCTTCAAGGACCTCGGCTTCGACTCCGTCTCGTCCGTCGAGCTCCGGGACGCGCTGAACAGGGCCACCGGGCTGTCGCTGCCCACCGGCCTCCTCTTCGACCACCCGACCCCGGCCGTACTCGCCGCACACCTCGGCGCTCAGCTCCCGGACCTGGCCGAGGACCCGGACGGGGAGCTGTACGAGGACCTGTACGAAGACCAGGAGCAGGGCCTGGACGACGACGCCTGCGAGGCCGTGGCGGTCGACGAGCCGATCGCGATCGTGGGCATGGCGTGCCGGCTGCCGGGCGGGGTCGCCTCCCCCGCGGACCTGTGGAAGCTGGTCAGCGACGAGGTCGACGCGATCGGCACATTCCCGGCCAATCGGGGCTGGGACCTCGACGCGCTCTTCACCGACGATCCGGACAGCTCCGGCACGACCTATGCCACCCAGGGCGGCTTCCTGCACGACGCGGACCGGTTCGACGCCGAGTTCTTCGGCATCAGCCCCCGGGAGGCGGCGGCGATGGAGCCCCAGCAGCGGCTGCTGCTGGAGACGGCCTGGGAGGCCCTGGAGCAGGCGGGCATCGACCCCGCCGCGCTGCGCGGCAGCCGAACCGGTGTGTACGTGGGCGCCACGGCGCAGGAGTACGGACCGAGGCTGCACGAGCCCTCCGGCGGACACGACGGCTACCTGCTGACGGGCAACACCGCCAGTGTGGCCTCGGGCCGGCTGGCCTACACCTTCGGTCTTGAAGGCCCGGCAGTGACGGTCGACACCGCCTGCTCGTCCTCACTCGTCGCACTCCACCTCGCCGCGCGGTCGCTGCGCCAGGGCGAGTCCTCCATGGCGCTCGCCGGCGGTGTGTCCGTCATGGCCACGCCCGGCATGTTCGTGGAGTTCTCCCGGCAGCGCGGGCTGTCGCCGGACGGGCGGTGCAAGGCGTTCTCGTCGTCGGCGGACGGTACCGGCTGGGCCGAGGGCGTGGGCCTGCTGGTACTGGAGCGGTTGTCGGACGCGGAACGCAACGGGCACCGGGTGCTCGCGGTGATCCGTGGTTCCGCCGTGAACCAGGACGGGGCGAGCAACGGCCTGGCGGCCCCGAACGGGCCCGCGCAGGAGGGGGTCATCCGGGCCGCGCTGGCCGACGCCCGCCTGTCCGCGTCCGAAGTGGACGCGGTGGAGGCGCACGGCACGGGCACCAGGCTCGGCGACCCGATCGAGGCGCAGGCGCTCCTGGCCACCTACGGCCAGGACCGCGAGGAGCCGCTCCGCCTCGGCTCGCTGAAGTCGAACGTCGGTCACACGCAGGCCGCGGCGGGTGTCGCGGGCGTGATCAAGATGGTCATGGCCATGCGGCACGGGGTGCTCCCGGCGACGCTGCACGTGGACGAGGCGACCCCGCACGTCGACTGGTCGGCCGGCGCGGTGGAGCTTCTGACGCGGGCCGAGCGGTGGCCGGAGCGCGGTCGCCCGCGCCGGGCAGCCGTCTCGTCGTTCGGAATCAGCGGTACCAACGCACACCTCATCGTCGAGCAGGTGACGGAGACCGAAGCCCCGCCTGCGGAGCCGTCGGTGCCGGGACCGGTGCCGTGGGTGGTGTCGGGCAGGTCGCGGGCCGCTCTGTCGGAGCAGGCGCAGCGGCTGGTGTCGTTCCTGGAGGAACGGCCGGAGCTGGACGCCGCAGCAGTGGGCCGTGCGCTTGCCGTGTCACGTGCCCGATTCGCCCACCGCGCGGTGGTCGTGGGGGAGACCCGCGAGGAACTCCTCGGTGCCCTGAGGGCGTTGACTCCGGGTGAGACCGCGTCGGCGGGCCCGGTGGCGTTCCTGTTCTCGGGGCAGGGCAGTCAGCGGGTGGGCATGGGCCGTGAGCTGTACGCGGCGGAGCCGGTGTTCGCGGCCGCGTTCGACGAGGTCGCGGAGGCGCTGGACGTCCACCTGGACCGTTCGCTCGCCGAAGTGATCGAGGGCGAGCCGGAGCTGCTTCGGCGGACCCTCTACACCCAGCCGGCGTTGTTCGCGCTGGAGGTGGCCCTGTTCCGTCTGCTGACCCGTTACGGGGTGACCCCGGACTACCTGGTGGGTCATTCGGTGGGCGAGCTGGCGGCGGCCCATGTGGCGGGTGTGCTGTCGCTCCAGGACGCCGCGCGTCTGGTGTGCGCGCGGGCGCGTCTGATGGAGGGTGTCGCCGAGGGCGGGGCGATGGCCGCCCTGAACGCGGGGGAGGCGCGCGTCGCCGGGTGGCTGGAGGGCCGCTCCGGGGTGGAGGTGGCCGGGGTCAACAGCCCTGCCGCCACCGTGATCTCCGGTGACGAGCCGGCCGTGCTCGACGTCCTGGAGCTGGCGCGCGGGGAGGGCGTGCGGGCCACACGGCTGAAGGTGAGCCACGCCTTCCACTCCGCGCACCTGGACGGCATGCTGGCGGAGCTCACCGAGATCGCCCGGACCCTGACCCATTCGGCTCCCCGGATCCCGGTCGTCTCGAATGTCACCGGTGAGGTGGTCGAGGAGTTCACTCCCGAGTACTGGGCCGTGCAGGCCCGTTCGGCGGTCCGTTTCGCCGACGGCGTCGCCACGCTGGCCGGTCTCGGCGTGACGGCGTTCGTGGAGCTGGGCCCCGACGGGACACTGTCGGCTCTGACGGGCGAGTGCCTGGACGGCGCCGAGGGCGTCGTCACGGTTCCGGTGCTGCGCAAGGACCGCCCCGAGAAGCGTTCCCTGCTCACCGCCCTGGGCGCTGTGCACGCAAACGGCGCGGGTGTGGATTGGGAGCGCTTCCTGCCGGGCTCCGGTGTGGCGGAGCTGCCGACGTACGCCTTCCAGCGTGAACGCTTCTGGCTGGACGCGCCGCGCTACGGTGACGCGGCGGGTCTGGGTCTGACGGCTGTGGATCACCCGCTGCTGGCTGCGGTGATCACGGAGCCGGACGGTGACGCCGTCCAGTTCTCGGCTTCGGTCTCGTCGTCCTCGCACCCGTGGCTGGCCGATCACGCGATCGGGGGGACGGTCCTCGTGCCGGGGACGGTCTTCCTGGAGCTCGCGGGCGCCGCGGCCGAACAGCTGGGATACGCCGGCGTCGAGGAGCTCACCCTCCAGGCCCCCCTGGCTCTCCCGGGCACGACGGGTGCTCAGCTGCGGCTGACCGTCGACCGGGCCGACGTGCGCGGCGACCGCCGGTTCACCGTGTACGCACGGATCGGTGAGGAGCAGTGGACCGCCCACGCGGCCGGCCTGCTCACCTCCGCCGTCCCCTCACCGGGTGTCTCCCTGGAGACATGGCCCCCGGCAGGCGCCACGCCCGTCCCGCTCGACGGCGTCTACGACCGCCTCGGCGACCTGGGCTACGGCTACGGGCCGGCCTTCCAGGGGCTGCGTGCCGCCTGGCGCGCCGGTGACGACCTGTTCGCCGAGGCCGTCCTGCCCGAGCAGCTCCACCCGGGAGCCGCGCGCTTCGGGGTGCACCCCGCCCTGCTCGACGCGGTCCTGCACCCGCTCGTGCTGGAGGCCGCGGCCTCGGCGCAGGACGACACCACGATCCGACTGCCGTTCTCGTTCGCGGGCTTCGCGGCGCACGCGGTCGGCGCCACGGTGGTGCGTGTCCACTGGACCCGGACCGGCCAGGACACGGCCCGTCTCGCTCTCGCCGACGGTGCCGGCGCTCCGGTGGCGACCATCGAGTCGGTCACCCTGCGGCCGGTCGCCCGCGACCGGATCGTCGTCGCCGGCCCGGCCGCGGAGTCCCTGTACCGGGTGGCCTGGGAGCCCGTCCCGGCGCCCGAGCCGGTCGCCGGACGGCAGTGGGTCCGGCTGGGCGAGGCGCCCTACGCCGATCTCGCCGCCCTCGGCGCCGCGCTCGACGCCGGATCCGATGTGCCGGAGTTCGTGGTGATCGGCGAGCGGGAACTCGTCCACGACGGCATCGGTGACGTACTCGACCGGACCCACTCCACCGCCTCGCGTGGGCTGGAGACGGTACAGGAGTGGCTGACCGCCCCGCGCTTCGCGGACAGCCGCCTCGTGCTCGTCGTCCCGGACGGCGCGTTGCACACGGCCCCGCTCGTGGGCCTGATCCGTACCGCGCAGACCGAGCAGCCCGGCCGGCTGGTCCTCGCCCACGTCGACGAGGGCGGGGCGGAACTGCTGCCCACCGTGCTGGCGTCGGGTGAGCCCGAGGTGGCGGTGCGGGGCGGCGCGCTGTTCGTGCCGCGCCTGACGCGTGCCGAGGGCGTCGCGGCGGGGGTGGCGGAGGGTCTCGACCCGGAGGGCACGGTCCTGGTGACCGGTGCTCTGGGCACGCTGGGCCGGCTGGTGACGCGCCACCTGGTGACGCGTCACGGTGCCCGGCACCTGCTGCTGGTGTCGCGTCGCGGGGATGGGACGCCGGGGGCCGCCGAGTTCGTGGCGGAGCTGGCGGAGGCGGGCGCGCAGGCGCGCGTGGCGGCCTGTGACGTGTCGGACCTCGGCGCGCTGGCCGGACTGCTGGACGAGGTCGCGGCCGAGCGTCCGCTGACCGCCGTGGTGCACACGGCGGGTGTCCTGGACGACACGACGGTCGCCTCGCTGTCGGCCGGTCAGCTGGAGCGCGTGATGC comes from the Streptomyces seoulensis genome and includes:
- a CDS encoding thioesterase II family protein, whose amino-acid sequence is MPLSPPSPYLTRHTRPERPARRLVCFPHAGGVANFYRPWGQYVDPSVELLAVQYPGRENRFREPLVPAMDPLVSAIAGELLTLPSLPTVLFGHSMGAAIAYETLLRIEQAGAAHDVTRLCVSGRSPDGGPGPAVRTDDEVIAAVSSLGGTNAAVFDDPDLRELVLPAIRNDYRLINDYRRRPDAPVLRTAVHALTGDRDPQVTPDEAAGWRALTSGPFNLTVLRGDHFYLVPAAEEVARISMEPAQTLPA
- a CDS encoding class I adenylate-forming enzyme family protein; the protein is MSLPQHWWSASRSYVSEILSLFAATPDRDFVHWRGKAFSGGEMVRSVTDAFLALRDRGVGKGDVVAIFVAPNSPEMLTVRYATHLLGGAVCYLRTTNPGTRTTVLPLDHQMQILRETDAVTLYADEECSERATELAEAGGLPLTRVQDGGRGEAGPAEGMVAPELASWDPQALAFIGFTSGSTGRPKGIRLSGRAWEATVRAWMDVGREYDCASILVTTPLSHGVAAMVDAVFALDGALHLHESFDAEKFVDAVSAEKQISWTFMATNHVFQVMDHLAGRGIRDTADLEAAGLSSLKRIVYGGSPAAPARIAQAFQLFGPAMAQGYATSESGRITILTPLEHGDPELAATVGRPFPEVEVAVCNSSTGAQLAPGEIGEVRVRSPQMMDGYNRNPELTAQVIRDGWYFTGDIGRLDERGYLTLLGRVAHVIKVGGVKVHPIVLEAEILSHPGVLHAAVYGVQDEDGSDHIHAAVECDPAAVVDVEDIRTRIAERLSPIHVPEKVHVLSALPMNSNGKPDKVLLKSQYS
- the hemA gene encoding 5-aminolevulinate synthase — protein: MNVHLASYLSGTTAGDLAGSKREFLEIGRRSGDYPMATARRDGVDSEVSVWCSNDYLGMGQNSQAIAAMHAAIDTHGVGSGGSRNIGGTNHYHVLLENELADLHGKESALLFTSGYTANEGSLSVLAGLPEDTVVFSDAKNHASIIDGLRHSGAKKHIFRHNDVAHLEELIAAAPADCPKLIVVESVYSMSGNVAPLAEIADIADKYGATTFIDEVHAVGMYGPQGAGIAAREGIADRFTVVMGTLAKGYGTVGGYIAGPAALVDAVRTYSRSFVFTTSPPPAVAAAALASVQYLRSSETEREALASNTRLLHSLLIEADIPFVSTDSHIVAAFVGEDELCKRASRLLFEQHGIYVQSINAPSVPAGEEILRIAPSAVHEQKDVETFADALHGIWKELEIPTASAREWATSALRGARTAG
- a CDS encoding long-chain-fatty-acid--CoA ligase, which codes for MTMSVAGVLAGAAARRPDHPAVIQGSERVTYGWLWDQARRYAAVLRAGGVRPGDAVAVLLADTPRFPVVYFGVLAAGAVVVPLNVMSTPSEIGQVLTDADARLLVCDASLLARAREASEPLGTVLLTVGPGPGGTVDLESAAQDTAPIDDAAVREADDVAVVFYTSGTTGEPKGVMLTHRNILHNVERMVATPYMFRSDDVLLGCLPLSHGFGQICGMLTGFRAGISIVLMPRFSGPEALALMTEHRCTVFMGVPTMYVKLLDAVARGEQAPRLDRVYSGGSALPVKTLEEVRSTFGCPVYEGYGMTETSCSVAYHYPGVTFRPGTVGVPITGVTVGIARPNTDGIDLLPAGEVGEIVVRGPNVMAGYLGRPDITAEVLTDGWFLTGDLGMLDGDGYLSVVGRKKDLILRGGYNVHPREIEEILGGHPAVAQVAVIGVPHPELGEEVWAVVVPARPEEVTAGTDAEIIEWGRQRLSAYKYPRRVEFTDALPLGSSGKVLKRVLVASYETAGASLQTK